From a region of the Haloferax volcanii DS2 genome:
- the samp3 gene encoding ubiquitin-like modifier protein SAMP3, whose amino-acid sequence MELELRFFATFREVVGQKSIYWRVDDDATVGDVLRSLEAEYDGLAGRLIEDGEVKPHVNVLKNGREVVHLDGMATALDDGDAVSVFPPVAGG is encoded by the coding sequence ATGGAACTCGAATTACGCTTCTTCGCGACGTTTCGAGAGGTGGTGGGTCAGAAGTCCATCTACTGGCGGGTCGACGACGACGCGACGGTCGGAGATGTCCTCCGGTCGCTGGAAGCGGAGTACGACGGCCTCGCCGGCCGACTCATCGAGGACGGCGAGGTCAAGCCGCACGTGAACGTGCTGAAAAACGGGCGCGAGGTGGTCCACCTCGACGGGATGGCCACGGCGCTCGACGACGGGGACGCCGTGAGCGTCTTCCCGCCGGTCGCGGGGGGCTGA
- a CDS encoding AzlC family ABC transporter permease, which produces MPTVSSDLLDGVRAAGPLQLGIAPFGLVAGVAAVEQGLSVAHALGFSSVVFAGASQLAMIELLGADAPLAIVVGTAVVINLRTMMYSASIAPYFRDLTARSKALASYLLTDQAYAVSIARYGRDGETDRFAYYVGAGASLWLVWQVTTVAGALLGSGLPPEWGFDFAAPLVFLALLVPTLKDRASGASCLVGGLVATGVVVAGVPFHLDIIVAAVVGVLAGLAVDSLGGDA; this is translated from the coding sequence ATGCCAACCGTTTCCTCCGACCTCCTCGACGGCGTCCGGGCCGCGGGGCCGCTCCAACTCGGCATCGCGCCGTTCGGCCTCGTCGCCGGCGTCGCGGCCGTCGAGCAGGGGCTGTCGGTCGCGCACGCCCTCGGGTTCTCCAGTGTCGTCTTCGCCGGTGCGTCGCAGCTCGCCATGATAGAACTCCTCGGTGCGGACGCGCCGCTGGCTATCGTCGTCGGCACGGCGGTCGTCATCAACCTGCGGACGATGATGTACTCGGCCTCTATCGCGCCCTACTTCCGCGACCTGACCGCCCGGTCGAAGGCGCTCGCGTCGTACCTGCTGACCGACCAGGCGTACGCCGTCTCAATCGCCCGCTACGGCCGCGACGGCGAGACCGACCGCTTCGCGTACTACGTCGGTGCGGGCGCGTCGCTGTGGCTCGTCTGGCAGGTGACGACCGTCGCCGGCGCGCTCCTCGGCTCCGGGCTCCCGCCCGAGTGGGGCTTCGACTTCGCCGCGCCGCTGGTCTTTCTCGCCCTGCTCGTCCCCACGCTGAAGGACCGCGCCTCCGGCGCGTCGTGTCTGGTCGGCGGCCTCGTCGCCACCGGCGTCGTCGTCGCGGGCGTCCCGTTCCACCTCGACATCATCGTCGCGGCCGTCGTCGGCGTCCTCGCCGGCCTCGCGGTCGACTCGCTCGGAGGCGACGCCTGA
- the purQ gene encoding phosphoribosylformylglycinamidine synthase I: MIAVVQFGGSNCDRDAVRALSDLGFEAERVWHEDPLPEETTGIVLPGGFSYGDYLRGGAMAARSPIMESVREAADDGVPVLGVCNGAQIGCESGLTPGAFTTNASARFQCEHVYLRVENADTRWTAAYDEGEVIELPIAHGEGRFELDAERYEELEADDRILFRYCDAEGNVTDEANPNGSLGNVAGVLGDSESVAVLMPHPERASLPQLGNTDGRGVLAGFEG; encoded by the coding sequence ATGATTGCAGTCGTGCAGTTCGGCGGCTCGAACTGCGACCGCGACGCCGTGCGCGCGCTGTCGGACCTCGGGTTCGAGGCCGAGCGCGTCTGGCACGAAGACCCCCTGCCCGAGGAGACGACGGGTATCGTGCTCCCCGGCGGCTTCTCGTACGGCGACTACCTGCGCGGCGGCGCGATGGCCGCCCGCTCGCCCATCATGGAGTCGGTCCGCGAGGCGGCCGACGACGGCGTCCCCGTCCTCGGCGTCTGCAACGGCGCACAAATCGGCTGCGAGTCCGGGCTCACCCCCGGCGCGTTCACGACGAACGCGAGCGCCCGCTTCCAGTGCGAACACGTCTACCTCCGCGTCGAGAACGCCGACACGCGCTGGACCGCGGCGTACGACGAAGGCGAGGTCATCGAACTGCCCATCGCCCACGGCGAGGGTCGCTTCGAACTCGACGCCGAGCGCTACGAAGAACTCGAAGCCGACGACCGAATCCTGTTCCGCTACTGCGACGCGGAGGGCAACGTCACCGACGAGGCGAACCCCAACGGGTCGCTCGGCAACGTCGCGGGCGTCCTCGGCGACAGCGAGTCCGTCGCGGTGCTGATGCCCCACCCCGAGCGGGCGTCGCTACCGCAACTCGGCAACACCGACGGTCGGGGCGTGCTGGCGGGCTTCGAGGGATAG
- a CDS encoding archaeosine biosynthesis radical SAM protein RaSEA, with amino-acid sequence MSKPSPEVYERGRGMDAHNKVMRDIRSQKQKTYDPHEPTRVWIDEDNTPDGVYDSLTIILNTGGCRWARAGGCTMCGYVAESVEGGTVAHEALMDQIQVCLDHEAEEMDDGEKAGLIKIYTSGSFLDEREVPAETRDAIAETFADRDRMVVESLPDFVTREKLADFTDRGLDTDVAIGLETATDRVRHDCVNKYFDFADFEDACEEAAAAGGGVKAYLLMKPPFLSESEALDDMKSSIRRCAAVDNCHTVSMNPTNVQRYTMVDELFFNGGYRPPWLWSVAEALGETVDVDAIVVSDPVGGGQERGAHNCGDCDELVFKAVKDFNLRQDPSVFDQVSCDCEATWEFVLDNETSYNMPLVK; translated from the coding sequence ATGAGTAAGCCGAGCCCCGAGGTCTACGAACGGGGACGCGGGATGGACGCGCACAACAAGGTGATGCGCGACATCCGTTCGCAAAAGCAGAAGACCTACGACCCCCACGAGCCCACTCGGGTGTGGATAGACGAGGACAACACGCCCGACGGCGTCTACGACTCGCTGACGATTATCCTCAACACCGGCGGCTGCCGGTGGGCCCGCGCCGGCGGCTGTACGATGTGCGGCTACGTCGCGGAGTCCGTCGAGGGCGGCACCGTCGCCCACGAGGCGCTGATGGACCAGATTCAGGTCTGTCTCGACCACGAGGCCGAGGAGATGGACGACGGCGAAAAGGCGGGGCTCATCAAGATTTACACCTCCGGCTCGTTCCTCGACGAGCGCGAGGTGCCCGCCGAGACCCGAGACGCCATCGCCGAGACGTTTGCCGACCGCGACCGGATGGTCGTCGAGTCGCTGCCGGATTTCGTCACGCGCGAGAAACTCGCGGACTTCACCGACCGCGGCCTCGACACCGACGTGGCAATCGGCCTCGAAACCGCCACCGACCGCGTCCGCCACGACTGCGTGAACAAGTACTTCGACTTCGCGGACTTCGAGGACGCCTGCGAGGAGGCCGCCGCGGCCGGCGGCGGCGTCAAGGCGTACCTCCTGATGAAGCCGCCGTTCCTCTCGGAGTCCGAGGCGCTCGACGACATGAAGTCCTCCATCCGCCGGTGTGCGGCGGTCGACAACTGCCACACCGTCTCGATGAACCCGACGAACGTCCAGCGCTACACGATGGTCGACGAGCTATTCTTCAACGGCGGCTACCGCCCGCCGTGGCTCTGGTCGGTCGCAGAGGCGCTCGGCGAGACGGTTGACGTGGACGCCATCGTCGTCTCCGACCCCGTCGGCGGCGGCCAAGAGCGCGGCGCGCACAACTGCGGTGACTGCGACGAACTCGTGTTCAAGGCGGTCAAGGACTTCAACCTCCGGCAGGACCCGAGCGTCTTCGACCAGGTGTCCTGCGACTGCGAGGCGACCTGGGAGTTCGTCCTCGACAACGAGACGAGCTACAACATGCCGCTCGTGAAGTAA
- a CDS encoding AzlD domain-containing protein gives MPTGYDSATVWLVIALAGVLTFAIRGSFIYLFGRIDDVPPAVESALEYVPAAVFAALVFPALLAPSGDLAVSVGNDKLVAGALAALAAWYTERVLATILVGMGALWVLRFVV, from the coding sequence ATGCCGACCGGCTACGACTCGGCGACCGTCTGGCTCGTCATCGCCCTCGCGGGCGTCCTCACGTTCGCCATCCGCGGGTCGTTCATCTACCTGTTCGGCCGCATCGACGACGTGCCGCCGGCGGTCGAGTCGGCCTTGGAGTACGTCCCCGCGGCCGTGTTCGCCGCGCTCGTCTTCCCCGCGCTCTTGGCTCCATCCGGCGACCTCGCGGTCTCCGTCGGCAACGACAAACTCGTCGCGGGCGCGCTGGCCGCGCTCGCCGCGTGGTACACAGAACGCGTGCTCGCCACCATCCTCGTCGGCATGGGCGCGCTCTGGGTCCTCCGGTTCGTCGTCTGA
- a CDS encoding HalOD1 output domain-containing protein: MTSDTRTRTEYEPTRVWYDCERTEPVSEAVAAAVDKHARGDADLPPLTDHVDTDALDTLFGRDTPGAPRVSGASLEFDYADFVVTVESVGRIEVRDAGR; the protein is encoded by the coding sequence ATCACATCTGACACACGGACACGAACTGAGTACGAACCGACGCGTGTTTGGTACGACTGCGAGCGTACCGAACCGGTCTCTGAGGCGGTCGCCGCAGCCGTGGACAAACACGCCCGCGGCGACGCGGACCTGCCGCCGCTCACAGACCACGTAGACACCGACGCCCTCGATACCCTGTTCGGCCGCGACACGCCGGGCGCTCCGCGCGTCTCGGGTGCCTCGCTCGAATTCGACTACGCCGACTTCGTCGTCACCGTCGAGTCCGTCGGCCGCATCGAAGTTCGGGACGCGGGCCGGTAA
- a CDS encoding GntP family permease has product MAIEFAQSPLLTFVVGLALVVLLLVVLDLPAFVGLAIAAFAVGLVNAAFVPDFALADAATRTATAFGNGMAGIGIPILMAAIIGKSMLESGSAQRIVRSFQSLVGRENSDIALWGSSTVLAIPVFFDSVFYLMAPLARSMRARMGDNYALYLVVVGAGAATAHVFIPPTPGPLAVASEIGADIGITMLIGVTVAVPSATMGGLVYGRWINRRIDIPLRDAMGTTTDELQERAQRDVSSLPSFLEATAPIVIAVALVGSLTVVNALEGVTVAEPLRPFVGFVVDNRPFVAFIGDKNVALTVAALAAAYTYYRWSDLSRSEWEDELTEALKSGGNIAAITSMGGAFGALLAASGIGSYLANGLEGFGIPLLVTAWLIAAIVRIAQGSATAAMLTAAGIMAPLTGQLPVHTAYLVMVIGAGGNICSWYNDSGFWLVKEIGGLTQAETLKTWTALTTIISVTGLVVVLVVSSVLPLA; this is encoded by the coding sequence ATGGCAATCGAATTCGCACAGAGTCCGCTCTTGACGTTCGTCGTCGGACTCGCGTTGGTCGTGTTGTTACTGGTCGTCTTGGACCTCCCGGCGTTCGTCGGCTTGGCGATAGCCGCGTTCGCGGTCGGCCTCGTCAACGCGGCGTTCGTCCCCGACTTCGCGCTCGCCGATGCGGCGACGAGAACGGCGACGGCGTTCGGAAACGGGATGGCCGGTATCGGGATTCCCATCCTGATGGCCGCCATCATCGGGAAGTCGATGCTCGAAAGCGGCTCCGCCCAGCGCATCGTCCGCTCCTTCCAGTCGCTCGTCGGGAGAGAAAACAGCGACATCGCGCTGTGGGGGAGCAGTACGGTGCTCGCCATCCCCGTGTTCTTCGACAGCGTGTTCTACCTCATGGCCCCCCTCGCGCGGTCGATGCGGGCGCGGATGGGCGACAACTACGCGCTGTATCTCGTCGTCGTCGGGGCCGGTGCGGCGACGGCCCACGTGTTCATCCCGCCGACGCCCGGCCCGCTCGCGGTCGCCAGCGAAATCGGGGCCGACATCGGCATCACGATGCTCATCGGCGTCACCGTCGCCGTCCCGTCGGCCACCATGGGCGGCCTCGTCTACGGCCGCTGGATTAACCGCCGCATCGACATCCCCCTCCGCGACGCGATGGGGACGACCACGGACGAACTGCAGGAGCGCGCCCAGCGCGACGTGTCGTCGCTTCCGAGCTTCCTCGAAGCCACCGCTCCCATCGTCATCGCCGTCGCGCTCGTCGGCTCGCTCACCGTCGTCAACGCCCTCGAAGGCGTGACGGTGGCCGAACCGCTCCGGCCGTTCGTCGGGTTCGTCGTCGACAACCGCCCGTTCGTCGCGTTCATCGGCGACAAGAACGTCGCGCTCACGGTCGCCGCGCTCGCCGCGGCTTACACGTACTACCGCTGGTCCGACCTCTCGCGGTCCGAGTGGGAAGACGAACTCACCGAGGCGCTGAAAAGCGGCGGCAACATCGCGGCCATCACCTCGATGGGCGGCGCGTTCGGCGCGCTCCTCGCGGCCTCCGGAATCGGCTCGTACCTCGCCAACGGGCTCGAAGGTTTCGGCATCCCGCTTCTCGTGACCGCGTGGCTCATCGCTGCCATCGTCCGCATCGCGCAGGGCTCCGCGACCGCGGCGATGCTCACGGCCGCCGGCATCATGGCCCCGCTCACCGGCCAGCTTCCGGTCCACACCGCGTATCTGGTGATGGTCATCGGCGCGGGCGGCAACATCTGCTCGTGGTACAACGACTCCGGCTTCTGGCTCGTCAAGGAAATCGGCGGGCTCACGCAGGCGGAGACGCTGAAGACGTGGACCGCGCTGACGACGATTATCTCCGTGACCGGGCTCGTCGTCGTCCTCGTCGTCTCGTCGGTGCTGCCGCTGGCGTAG
- a CDS encoding aldehyde ferredoxin oxidoreductase family protein: MTELGGYHDRVARVDLSSGDIAYEGIDDEDAKKYIGARGLGVKYVFDQGPDVDPLGPDNLLAFMTGPLTGTQTVMSGRIAVVTKSPLTGTVTDSHHGGWSGARLKWSGFDGLLFTGKAERPSYAVVEDGELTLHDAEHLWGKGVHETIEELEGEVEGSLGKNLSIMAIGPGGENEVKYGCIVNEDDRASGRGGTGAVMGSKNLKAIVVKSGTRMPKPADADTFKQGYQQAMQLIRESEVTAPNEGGLSLYGTNVLMNAGEELDGLPTKNGKYTSTAAMRDAEGADIDSERVSGENVRENILVDEPTCHSCPVACKKEVEVSVMHKGEEMNVRGESYEYESAYALGPNSGHTERDEIAVMIDRCNDMGVDTIEVGNMMAMAMEMSEQGKLDGLSEQLDWGDTERMIDLITEIANRGGDLADALAEGANGLAERFDAHDNSLAVKGQTIPAYDPRCMKGMGIGYATSNRGACHLRGYTPSAEILGIPEKHDPHEWRGKGELVALFQDMHAISDSFDICKFNAFAEGIEEYVLQYNGMTGRDVTEEELLETGDRIYTLERYYNNLAGFDGADDSLPGRFVEGDGAMPGQGASEGQLCELDEMKEEYYARRQWVDGIVPDERLDELGIDIGPGTGVSRGDSPAPADD, encoded by the coding sequence ATGACTGAACTCGGTGGTTATCACGACAGGGTCGCTCGGGTGGATCTGTCGTCCGGCGACATCGCGTACGAGGGAATCGACGACGAGGACGCAAAGAAGTACATCGGGGCCCGCGGCCTCGGCGTGAAGTACGTCTTCGACCAGGGACCGGACGTGGACCCGCTCGGACCGGACAACCTCCTCGCGTTCATGACCGGCCCGCTCACCGGTACGCAGACCGTGATGAGCGGCCGAATCGCGGTCGTGACGAAATCCCCGCTCACGGGGACCGTCACCGACTCGCACCACGGCGGCTGGAGCGGCGCGCGGCTCAAGTGGTCCGGCTTCGACGGCCTCCTGTTCACGGGCAAGGCCGAGCGGCCGAGCTACGCCGTCGTCGAAGACGGCGAACTGACGCTCCACGACGCCGAACACCTCTGGGGAAAGGGCGTCCACGAGACAATCGAGGAGCTCGAAGGCGAGGTCGAAGGGAGCCTCGGCAAGAACCTCTCGATAATGGCTATCGGCCCCGGCGGCGAAAACGAGGTCAAGTACGGCTGTATCGTCAACGAGGACGACCGCGCGTCCGGCCGCGGCGGTACGGGGGCGGTCATGGGCTCGAAGAACCTCAAGGCGATCGTCGTGAAGTCCGGCACGCGGATGCCGAAGCCCGCCGACGCCGACACGTTCAAGCAGGGCTACCAGCAGGCGATGCAGCTCATCCGCGAGTCCGAGGTCACCGCGCCCAACGAGGGCGGCCTGTCGCTGTACGGGACGAACGTCCTGATGAACGCGGGCGAGGAGCTCGACGGCCTCCCGACGAAAAACGGGAAGTACACCTCGACCGCGGCGATGCGAGACGCCGAGGGCGCGGACATCGACTCCGAGCGCGTCTCCGGCGAGAACGTCCGCGAGAACATCCTCGTCGACGAGCCGACGTGTCACTCCTGCCCGGTCGCCTGTAAGAAGGAAGTCGAGGTGTCGGTGATGCACAAAGGCGAGGAGATGAACGTCCGCGGCGAGTCCTACGAGTACGAGTCCGCCTACGCGCTGGGCCCGAACTCCGGGCACACCGAGCGCGACGAAATCGCCGTCATGATCGACCGCTGTAACGACATGGGGGTCGACACCATCGAGGTGGGCAACATGATGGCGATGGCGATGGAGATGTCCGAACAGGGCAAGCTCGACGGCCTGAGCGAGCAGCTCGACTGGGGCGACACCGAGCGCATGATAGACCTCATCACCGAGATTGCGAACCGCGGCGGCGACCTCGCGGACGCGCTCGCGGAGGGCGCAAACGGCCTCGCCGAGCGCTTCGACGCCCACGACAACTCGCTGGCCGTCAAGGGCCAGACTATCCCGGCGTACGACCCCCGCTGCATGAAGGGCATGGGCATCGGCTACGCCACCTCGAACCGCGGCGCGTGTCACCTCCGCGGCTACACGCCGTCCGCCGAGATTCTCGGCATCCCGGAGAAACACGACCCCCACGAGTGGCGCGGGAAGGGCGAACTCGTGGCGCTGTTCCAGGACATGCACGCCATCTCGGACTCGTTCGACATCTGCAAGTTCAACGCGTTCGCGGAGGGTATCGAGGAGTACGTCCTGCAGTACAACGGCATGACCGGCCGCGACGTGACCGAAGAGGAACTGCTCGAAACCGGCGACCGCATCTACACGTTAGAGCGGTACTACAACAACCTCGCCGGCTTCGACGGCGCCGACGACTCGCTGCCGGGACGCTTCGTCGAGGGCGACGGGGCGATGCCGGGACAGGGCGCGTCCGAGGGGCAACTGTGCGAACTCGACGAGATGAAAGAAGAGTACTACGCTCGTCGCCAGTGGGTCGACGGCATCGTCCCCGACGAGCGTCTCGACGAACTCGGCATCGACATCGGCCCCGGCACGGGCGTCTCCCGCGGCGACTCGCCCGCACCCGCCGACGACTGA
- a CDS encoding DICT sensory domain-containing protein → MGLASFLGAIDTASRSLSVVNRSAPDPVQRMLEITFADQPVDVDELSDDARGDDVVVLTEQTAEGHEVVATSPLEEVMNSVLLVNSDLYKTGQAKLDEFELPSVLTRLDDVPFSLRGYPESDKEKLLLVAISRYIERHAWRAGNGRLRSSFQRLSRIEDERGTRAVYKKVASTDVQTHIYGIPDWSPPTNSNLVTHGGYTDDFYDSWFVVYTPPEDESVEAEPGDRTAASDGRLDDVEPDQPVALLALETEPKRWEGYWTFRPSLVSDIDRYISRNM, encoded by the coding sequence ATGGGACTCGCCAGCTTCCTCGGCGCGATTGACACCGCGAGCCGGTCGCTCTCGGTAGTCAATCGCTCGGCTCCCGACCCCGTACAGCGGATGCTCGAAATCACGTTCGCCGACCAGCCGGTCGACGTCGACGAACTCTCCGACGACGCGCGCGGCGACGACGTGGTCGTGCTCACCGAGCAGACGGCCGAGGGGCACGAGGTCGTCGCGACCTCGCCGCTGGAGGAGGTGATGAACTCCGTCCTCCTCGTGAACTCCGACCTCTACAAGACGGGGCAGGCGAAGCTCGACGAGTTCGAACTTCCGTCGGTGCTCACCCGACTCGACGACGTGCCGTTCTCGCTTCGTGGCTATCCCGAATCGGACAAGGAGAAACTGCTCCTCGTGGCGATTTCGCGGTACATCGAGCGCCACGCGTGGCGCGCCGGCAACGGCAGGCTCCGGTCGTCGTTCCAGCGACTCTCCCGAATCGAAGACGAGCGCGGGACGCGAGCGGTCTACAAGAAGGTCGCGTCGACCGACGTGCAGACCCACATCTACGGCATCCCGGACTGGTCGCCGCCGACCAACTCGAACCTCGTGACCCACGGCGGCTACACGGACGACTTCTACGACTCGTGGTTCGTCGTCTACACGCCGCCCGAAGACGAGTCGGTCGAGGCTGAACCGGGCGACCGAACTGCGGCGAGCGACGGGCGTCTCGACGACGTGGAACCGGACCAGCCCGTCGCCCTCCTCGCCTTGGAGACCGAGCCGAAGCGCTGGGAGGGCTACTGGACGTTCCGGCCGTCGCTCGTTTCCGACATCGACCGCTACATCTCGCGGAACATGTGA
- the rdfA gene encoding rod-determining factor RdfA, translating to MRDSGRSVSRRGGRGPKIERIANRYGLDGLGDDLVDAWLGDGRAQRSLRELEGDVNKRLIRAALDEAGAHVLDGEAENFYRLLTGDDVTAGSRTDARNTLRERGVDVEQLEADIISYQSVYNYLKRHRNVEREDDDDDETDATEAGLATIRKLRSRLRTVTIDVVDRLVKAERVFIGAYEVEVDIRVTCTDCDTRMTPTALLSSGHCDCERERDE from the coding sequence ATGCGAGACTCTGGAAGGTCGGTTTCCCGCCGCGGCGGCCGAGGTCCGAAGATAGAACGCATCGCGAATCGCTACGGCCTCGACGGTCTCGGCGACGACCTCGTCGATGCGTGGCTCGGCGATGGCCGAGCGCAGCGGAGCCTCCGCGAACTGGAAGGCGACGTGAACAAGCGCCTCATCCGGGCCGCACTCGATGAGGCCGGCGCACACGTCCTCGACGGGGAGGCGGAGAACTTCTACCGCCTCCTGACCGGCGACGACGTGACCGCAGGGAGTCGCACCGACGCGCGGAACACGCTCCGCGAACGCGGCGTCGATGTCGAGCAGCTAGAGGCCGACATCATCTCCTACCAGTCGGTGTACAACTACCTCAAGCGACACCGAAACGTCGAACGCGAAGACGATGACGACGACGAGACGGACGCCACCGAGGCGGGACTCGCGACGATTCGAAAGCTCCGGTCCCGACTTCGTACCGTGACCATCGACGTCGTCGACCGCTTGGTGAAGGCCGAGCGGGTCTTCATCGGCGCGTACGAGGTCGAAGTCGACATCAGAGTCACCTGTACCGACTGTGACACTCGAATGACCCCGACGGCGCTTCTCTCCTCCGGGCACTGCGACTGCGAACGCGAGCGAGACGAGTAG
- the purS gene encoding phosphoribosylformylglycinamidine synthase subunit PurS: MTTYTATVTVRLKRGVLDPEAETTKRALERLGFELEALRFTERYEVDLDAADADEAEARADEMAERLLANPTIHDYEVAVAEA; the protein is encoded by the coding sequence ATGACCACTTACACCGCGACGGTGACGGTGCGCCTCAAGCGCGGCGTGCTCGACCCGGAGGCGGAGACGACGAAGCGCGCGCTGGAACGACTCGGGTTCGAACTCGAGGCGCTGCGCTTCACCGAACGCTACGAGGTGGACCTCGACGCGGCCGACGCCGACGAGGCCGAGGCCCGCGCCGACGAGATGGCAGAACGCTTGCTGGCGAACCCGACCATCCACGACTACGAGGTCGCGGTCGCCGAGGCCTGA
- a CDS encoding archaea-specific SMC-related protein: MNDSEALQAATVRIRNIGGIDERRVRLDPGVTVLTGRNATNRTSFLRALMGACGSDAISLKGDADEGSVELELDGRTYTRLLSRENGTVSTDGTPYLRDAATADRFAFLLGSNEARRAVVAERDLYDVIMSLVDTDAIEAEIERLQSRRTQVERRLDSLDSLDADRRSLESKRDDLEAEIEALEAERDDIEAEIEAEDRTVETQREHQAELDEVLSELQSARSDLESVRFRLQSERESVESLREERSELQSELDSFDAEAVDRGEASDRIESVRSRIESLNSTISELQTVVQYTEDVLDGKAGLVEDSLGADGDGSVTDQLVSSETTTCWTCGTEVDRDQIRGTTDRLREVRDEKREERAELRRELDELERSMRAAEQAERDRRKLRDKLRRLEDELDRRTGQIESLTDRREELAEQVDALEADASELRGQSGGEGDLIELHRELNEVEFALDRTRDDLASVHDELDELDDRFDEREELEREREQVNEELEAARTRIRSLTAAAVESFNEEMETVLDLLGYDNIERVWLERVERRVREGRRKVEKAQFELHIVRASDSGAVYEDSIDHLSESEREVVGLVFALAGYLVHEVYEEVPFMLLDSVEAIDAGRIAALVDHFEQYPTFLVAALLPEDAQALDASYRRVTWGTDVTPAA; this comes from the coding sequence ATGAACGATTCAGAGGCACTTCAGGCGGCGACTGTACGCATACGAAACATCGGCGGTATCGACGAGCGGCGCGTCAGGCTCGACCCCGGCGTGACCGTGCTCACCGGCCGCAACGCGACGAACCGAACGTCGTTCCTGCGGGCGCTCATGGGCGCGTGCGGGAGCGACGCGATCAGCCTCAAAGGCGACGCCGACGAGGGGTCGGTCGAACTCGAACTCGACGGCCGGACGTACACTCGCCTCCTCTCGCGTGAGAACGGGACAGTCTCGACCGACGGGACGCCCTATCTCCGAGACGCGGCGACCGCGGACCGCTTTGCGTTCCTCCTCGGCTCGAACGAGGCGCGGCGGGCGGTCGTCGCGGAGCGCGACCTCTACGACGTCATCATGTCCCTGGTCGACACCGACGCCATCGAGGCCGAAATCGAGCGCCTCCAGTCGCGTCGCACGCAGGTCGAGCGCCGACTCGACTCGCTGGACTCGCTCGACGCCGACCGGCGGTCGCTCGAATCGAAACGCGACGACCTCGAAGCCGAAATCGAGGCGCTCGAAGCCGAGCGGGACGACATCGAAGCCGAAATCGAGGCCGAAGACCGGACGGTCGAGACGCAACGCGAGCACCAAGCCGAATTAGACGAGGTGCTTTCGGAGCTCCAGTCCGCGCGGTCGGACCTCGAGAGCGTCCGTTTCCGCCTCCAGAGCGAGCGCGAGAGCGTCGAATCGCTCCGCGAGGAGCGCTCCGAACTCCAGTCGGAACTCGACTCGTTCGACGCCGAGGCGGTCGACCGCGGCGAGGCGAGCGACCGAATCGAGTCGGTTCGGTCGCGCATCGAGTCGCTCAACTCGACGATTTCGGAGCTTCAGACCGTCGTCCAGTACACCGAAGACGTGCTCGACGGGAAGGCGGGTCTCGTCGAGGATTCGCTGGGCGCGGACGGCGACGGTTCGGTGACGGACCAACTCGTCTCGTCGGAGACGACCACCTGCTGGACCTGCGGCACCGAGGTCGACCGCGACCAGATTCGGGGGACGACCGACCGGCTCCGCGAGGTCAGAGACGAAAAGCGCGAGGAACGCGCCGAGCTCCGCCGCGAACTCGACGAGCTCGAACGCTCGATGCGGGCGGCGGAACAGGCCGAGCGCGACCGCCGGAAGCTCCGCGATAAACTCCGGCGGCTCGAAGACGAACTCGACCGCCGAACGGGACAAATCGAGTCGCTGACCGACCGGCGCGAGGAGCTCGCCGAACAAGTCGACGCGCTCGAAGCCGACGCGTCCGAACTCCGCGGACAGAGCGGAGGGGAAGGCGACCTCATCGAACTCCACAGAGAGCTCAACGAAGTCGAGTTCGCTCTCGACCGGACGCGCGACGACCTCGCGTCGGTCCACGACGAACTCGACGAACTCGACGACCGGTTCGACGAACGCGAGGAACTCGAACGCGAACGCGAGCAGGTGAACGAGGAGCTCGAAGCCGCACGGACCCGGATTCGGTCGCTCACGGCCGCGGCGGTCGAGTCGTTCAACGAGGAGATGGAGACGGTGCTCGACCTCCTCGGCTACGACAACATCGAGCGCGTCTGGCTGGAGCGCGTCGAACGCCGGGTCCGCGAGGGGCGTCGCAAGGTCGAAAAAGCCCAGTTCGAACTCCACATCGTCCGCGCGTCCGACTCCGGCGCGGTGTACGAAGACTCCATCGACCACCTCAGCGAAAGCGAGCGCGAGGTCGTCGGCCTCGTGTTCGCCCTCGCGGGCTACCTCGTCCACGAGGTGTACGAGGAGGTTCCGTTCATGCTCCTCGACTCGGTCGAGGCCATCGACGCCGGGCGCATCGCCGCGCTGGTCGACCACTTCGAGCAGTACCCGACGTTCCTCGTCGCGGCGCTCCTCCCGGAGGACGCACAGGCGCTCGACGCGTCGTACCGGCGCGTCACGTGGGGCACCGACGTGACGCCGGCCGCCTGA